The window GATCTCGTTCATTATGCCGGTCAAATCATTGGTCTAGTCGTGGCCGATACCTTCGAGAGAGCCAGAGACGCGGCTCATTCGGCCCCGGTCGAATATCAACCCGACGCCGTACTCGTGGAGGCCGACAAAGCCACCTATGAAGATTCACCCCCCTGGTTTGGCGAAGATTTTCAGTTTCAGGAAGGGACGTTTGAAACCGGTGATTTCGCAGCGGCGACAGCAGGGGCTGCCATAGCTGTAGAAGCTACCTACACCACCGAGACAGAACTGAACGCCCCCATGGAACCGCACGCGCTGGTGGCCCATTGGCAAACGAATGATTCGGTCACCATCTACGAACCGACTCAGTGGGTGAGAGTCTCCCAAGGGACCTATGCTGAGCTGTTCGGTCTCCCTACCGAGCGGGTTCGCATTGTCAGCCCTTATGTTGGCGGGGCCTTTGGGTCAAAGGCTTTTCCCTGGCCCCACGGCATTCTCTGCGTTGCGGCGGCTAGAGAACTTCAACGTCCGCTTAAAGTCGTCGTTTCGCGCCGTCAAATGACAGCGAATACCGGGCATCGATCGCAAACGGAACAAACGGTTGGCCTCGCCACCAACGAAACAGGTCAGCTCATCGCGATCGAACATACTGCTAGAACCTGCACGTCTCCGGTGGAGGTTTTTTCGGAACCCTGCACGGCGATTACCCCCGTCATGTACGCCACGCCGAATCTAAGACTAGGGCAAGAACTTGCTGTCCTGAACGTTGGCACACCGACGTTTATGCGTGCCCCCGGAGAAGCCCCGGGCATGTTCGCTTTAGAATCGGCGATGGACGAACTCGCCTGGGAATTGGGACTAGACCCGGTGGCGTTGCGGTTACAGAACGAAACGCAAGCGCACCAGCGCCGGAAACAGCCCTTCTCTACAAAAAACTTTGCCGCCTGTTTAAGAACAGGGGCCGAAACGTTTGGCTGGAGCCAACGCCAGATGCAGCCGCGATCGCAGCAACGGGATAATCTTTTAGTCGGTTGGGGCATGGCTGCCGCCACCTTTCCCGGGTATCGAGGTGCTGCCGAAGCCAAAGTCCGCCTACTGCCCAATGAAACCGTCCATGTTTTAACATCAGCCAACGACATGGGGACGGGAGCTTACACCATGATCGCCATAACAGCGGCCGAAACGCTAGGGCTGCCCGTTGAAACTATTCAGGTTGAAATCGGCGACTCTGTCATGCCCGATGGAGGACTGGCAGGGGGCTCTCAAATGACTGCCACGCTTGCCCCTGCTGTGGTGAATGCTTGCCAAGCCGTGCTCGTAAGGGCCAACGCCGAAACCGCCCAACAAGCGTTTGCGTCCCTCCAGGCTTCCGGCAGGGCGGCCTATGAAGCCACGGGATCCGCTGCGCCCGGCGAAGAGGGCACCCAGTTTGCGTTTCAGTCTTGGGGGGCTCATTTCTGTGAGGTGACGGTTGATGAAGAAATTGCTCGGCTACAGATAACGCGCTGGGTTTCAGTCATGGACGTGGGGCGAGTTGTCAATGCCAAAGCTGCCGCTTCACAGATTCGCGGCGGCATCATTATGGGCATCGGTTCGGCGCTCATGGAGGAATGTCATTTCGACCCAGCCAGTGGTCACCCTGTGGTGTACGACTTGGCAACCTATCACTTCCCAGCCCATGCCGATATCCCCCACATTGAGGTCACATTTGTCGGCGAACC is drawn from Leptolyngbya sp. SIO1E4 and contains these coding sequences:
- a CDS encoding xanthine dehydrogenase family protein molybdopterin-binding subunit, with product MNQLIGPSVGRKDGRAKVTGAATYGAEHPLPGLVHGYLITAKIAHGRILNIDTAAIERSPGVIAVFTHENMPRVFAPANDWANAQIYETRLPLADDLVHYAGQIIGLVVADTFERARDAAHSAPVEYQPDAVLVEADKATYEDSPPWFGEDFQFQEGTFETGDFAAATAGAAIAVEATYTTETELNAPMEPHALVAHWQTNDSVTIYEPTQWVRVSQGTYAELFGLPTERVRIVSPYVGGAFGSKAFPWPHGILCVAAARELQRPLKVVVSRRQMTANTGHRSQTEQTVGLATNETGQLIAIEHTARTCTSPVEVFSEPCTAITPVMYATPNLRLGQELAVLNVGTPTFMRAPGEAPGMFALESAMDELAWELGLDPVALRLQNETQAHQRRKQPFSTKNFAACLRTGAETFGWSQRQMQPRSQQRDNLLVGWGMAAATFPGYRGAAEAKVRLLPNETVHVLTSANDMGTGAYTMIAITAAETLGLPVETIQVEIGDSVMPDGGLAGGSQMTATLAPAVVNACQAVLVRANAETAQQAFASLQASGRAAYEATGSAAPGEEGTQFAFQSWGAHFCEVTVDEEIARLQITRWVSVMDVGRVVNAKAAASQIRGGIIMGIGSALMEECHFDPASGHPVVYDLATYHFPAHADIPHIEVTFVGEPDLNFNPLGVRGVGEIGIMGVAPAVANAVYHATGKRIRSLPILPDKLI